In Salarias fasciatus chromosome 13, fSalaFa1.1, whole genome shotgun sequence, the sequence GAGTGAGGGCGAAGCTGTGAGCGCCGCCTGCTGATATCTGAGCAAAGGGAATGCCCTGCAGTGACTGGATGAGCTGGGGTGTGGAAATGCTCTGCGCGTTCGCTCCTAACCCCAGCTGGCCGTAGCGATTCTGGCCCCAGGAGAAGATTTGGCCTCCtatgtacaaaaaaaaccacagataTGATTAAAACAGTTTGGTCACcatggaaaaaaacatgcatgcttaCAAACCAGCCTTACCTCTTGAAAGTGCATGGGAATGCCAGTACCCACAGGCTACCTGAGCAATTTGAACATCTGACAAACTCTTGatgtttctgagaaaaaaaattgcacagtCTGAGTTTTCAAACACAATTTTATGTAAATCCTACAACGTACTCTATTTGCACATTCCAGAAAGCTAAGACGATGTGTTGGTGAGCATGCAGAAGGAGTCTTGACATGCCACATCagaagaaaatgtttcactATCATAAGCACAAATCATTAGCGGAAAAGATCCTTGCAAGTCGAGTCCACCAGGGACTTGGACAGTGAAAATCACCCGTAGTAAATAAGATTTAGATATACTGTCTTGTCTGGACCAGGGCTCATTTCAGATAGAATGAGGTGGTGCAGACACTGTCACGTTGTCCGATGACTTAACAGTTCAAATTCTTTTTGTAAGGCATGGCAGCCTGGCCATCCTTCATCCTTCAACAACACACAATTCAAAGGCCAGCATCCATTATGTTATGGAGGGTAAATAGCCAAACATGTCAGTGACGGTCATCTGTAATGGCTTCATTAAACCTGAACTACAGGTTTTGGAGCAACATTTGCTCCCATCCACATCACCCATGTCTGAGGAAAAGCCTTCACCCATCAGTAATAAAATGCTGAAGACTATTCTGCACACATTACCGAGTATGACTGTGTATTAAGCAAACCGCCCGCGGTCCTGATCTGtcatcttaaaaaaacaactagtTGCAGtcccaaacacacattcagagtGTAGTTACTGAAAAATGATGAAGTGCAGTAATGATTATGTCCATACCACAATGTTTTGCGCCTTTTATAATTTGTTGtcgttttaatttgaaatttagCTTTGTGAAAAATTCAAGTTCAAAATTAGATATGGTGCCTTTTTACTGTATTTGTATTAGTAGATacttttcaataaaacacaatgggATGTCTTTGCACTTTGAGTGACACATAATTAAACGGGGGAAATCACTACATCGACTTAAATATGGAATTTTTACGGGAAGGCTGGAATTTTATTccatgcaataaaaaaaaaacatatcttcTGTATTAATAAATCACCCTTTTTGCTTTATGCAGTTTTCTTGGTAATCATGGCATGGATTGAATCATGGACTTTAGCTACAACCTACACTAGACTCCCGTAGCAATTAAAGACAGGCAGTCTGAAGAGAGCTCAGCAGAGGACGAGGTGGCGCTACATAGATGGTGGACTTGTTTCTAACTGACGCAGAAGATAAAGAATTCAATGGATGCTGGATAAAACGGGGACACTTGGTTTTGCAAGAACAAACTTGCAAAATTaaaatgttgtgaaaaatgATTGCGTTATTTTTTGCAGCCGTCTCACATATTAACCCAGGATTTTAGCGTTTCAAAGACACTGAGGATAAACTCTGCAGAGAATGCAGGAAAACAAGATTTCATTCTTATAAATACAGAACAACCAgaagaccaaaaaaataaataaaagaaacccGAATGTTAAAATGCATTTGATGAAATACTTACCTAGGCACACGAACACATTCCTCAAAGTTGTTCAAACCCAGCTGTCCATCTGAACCAAGACCCCATGAGAAGACCTGTCCTTTATCATTCAGAGCCAGTGTGTGGGACTCCCCGCATGACACTGCCACGATGATCTGTGCATCCAGGGCCACGACCTGCTCTGATAAGGCACAAAGACATGATGCTCACATGCTGACTCATGACACCAGGtgtgaaaaactgaattttaaagaaAGATGAACACCACCAACCTGGTTTCTTTCTGGACTTCTCGTGTCCCAGCTGGCCCAGGTCATTGCAGCCACAGGTGTACACCGTCCCATCCTCTAGCAGGAAAGCGGTGTGTCTGCGGCCACACCCCACATCACACACTTGCTTCCCGTGAAAGAACTCACATTTTCGTGGCTCCACCACAATCTCATCATCAATCCCACCCAAGCCTAGCTGTCCGTAGGAGGCATTCCCCCAGCACAGCATGGTGGCTCTGCCCTTTGGCTACACtttctgcaaaaaacaaagacactTCAGGAGAACACAAGCCCAAAGGAACACATATTCATAGTTCAGGAGTTGCAAGATACACTTCAGATACTATCACCTAGCAAGGCAGCCACATAACAGCAAGGctagatacacacacaccacagctgcATGTCGGTGCGACCAGCTCCAGGCATGTCTTTACGATGTTACATGTATAAAAAGAGCACAGGTCTGGACTCTAAGCTGGCCTGGTAATGCGTAAACAGATTAGCCAAGTGAGCTACAGATAAATTAAGGGTGTTAGCGGAGTTGTGTTAGGTTGGAGAGAATCACTCCGACACATCCGCGGCGGGCATCTCGGTTTACAAATTACAGCACACGTCCAAATGTGTTTGAACACACACGCTGCTAAGATTAGCATATCACCTTCAAAATAAGCTTAAAATGTTAGCACGAACACTCTTTAATCTAACCAATAGCTTCTGGGATTCCCCCAAGCTTCATATaagagtgctttttttttattattattattatttaaagcGGAAGTAGAATGACTACTCTGACCAGTGTTTTGGCTTAagtggtttccctgttaactggtgacggGCTTCCTTCGTCGCATCCCTCGTTACACAAATCAagagcagatgttaaaaatcCGACAGAAGTCCGTATATAATggcatttacaataaaatatcTAAGTGTTGTGACAGTTCTGAGTCTTATCTTAACACCCGATCTTACTGGCAGTAACGACGGATACTAAAGGGGGCAGCTACCgattaacagggaaaccagtcaATCCAAAACACCGGCAGAGTAAACGCTGCTCCTCGGTGCCTCACCGAAGCGTCAGACTGCTACAACTTCACCAACTACGTGACGCATAACTACAACTGTGCTCTCACTGTCAGCAACCATTTATTGAAATGCTAATATTAAAAAGTGTTCGACACGTGGTGACACTCACGTCAGGTGCTGTTAGCAAACCGGGTCAGTGATATTTCAATGTAAAGCATTTGGTGAGTAGATGTGACTGTAAAACGGACGTATTTGTAGCTAACTTTGTCACCGATGGTTTATCAAGTTACTGTCAACTGTCACGACAAAGCTGAGATACAAATCTTACCAAAACCACCAGGTCTGACCACGTTACTGTCCGCCAGTGTcttgttttgttagaaaacGTGACCGCTAAAGAAACATGTCGGCACGATTCAAAACTTAAAGAAACTAAACTACTGTATAGTAAAAATCGCTCAGAAATCTCTCCACTTTGAGTGTCAACAACTGCTGCACGACTACAGATCAAGATTCTGTTCCTGTACACGGATATTCCCCAGAGCGCCTTGGGAATAAAAGCATTTCCGGTAACAGAGGGATTTTTGAGGTTTGTGCGAATATACTCTcccatttctgtattttcttattTACTTAAATACAGATAACACTATCACCGCGGTCTGCATATCTCTACAAAGTGAAATTCCAATCCAATGTGTAGCACAGTGGCGGATGTTTCGGCGTTTTGCGTTGAAGGGTCATACTTTTAACCGGAAGTTGTGTTGCATTTACGGACACTTCACAACGTCAACTGAAAGAATTGTCGCGAACCATCCAAAATGTTCTGGAGGGGCCGGGCACGCGCATGCGTGTTTCCGCGTTCACGCACAAGGTTGATAGTCAATTTATATCTGAATCAAAAGCGAAACTATGAAGGAAACTTAAAAACAATCACAGCTCACAGTCCtgtatttaaatattaatttaaacAGTATAGAGCAAAATGAAAATGCCCAAATTGGTGAAAAGACgtacacaaagacagaaataaattaaaacaaacaaaaaaaaaacaccaaacaatgACAGCATCACGCGGTAAAAGCATAACAATATTTAGATACAATTTGCCCACAAATGTAcaaatgttttcctttcttttagtGTGCATGAGTTCACTATGAAAGAGTTAATTTATTGATTAATCCTGTTTTACAGTTGAAATgtacaaacaaaaatgaataataatttaGACCCATTTTTTAAGTATGTCTCTTggttcaaaatacagtgaaatatcacaAAACCAAGCTCTGCATTGGTACATATTTGCTCAGAGTGGGGATATGGTGATGATAATACTTCATAAGCAATACGGTAGTCAGATTTGACTGCTGCATCTTAGGTTTTCCAATATTCACAGTACATAAAGTAGTTGGAGGGGTTACCTTTAAATGACATGGAAACTTTGTTCACTTcataaaatcatcatttttgACCCTCTGATCTTGTAAAGGCTTTCAGAGTGTCCAAAAGCACATAAACTAAAGCAGCTTTAGTAGTCCAAAAAGTTGTATTtagtatttatattttgttttcaaagaatTCATATATATGTTCAGCTTTGGAGATTTGGTTTGAAAGTATCATCAGGTATTCTGGAAGCCTAACATACCATTGTGCtgatttgcatttctgttttaaatgatATATTATACTATCATTTAACTTGTATTCAGACCGTGTCTGGTTTTAGGAATTACTTCAATGATGGCAGTCTTTAGTGTCATGAGGCATTCAAAGCTACTGTGGATTACTTTGCTAGTGAAATTAGGTCAGTAGCACACCCTTGATAGAAGTGTGAGTTGGTGAAGACATGCACACTAACATTATGcagtcagaaaaataaacaaaacagacttTCGCCAAAATTAGTTTAGAAGAAATTTAAGAAATTTAATTGCATGATAGGTTTTTGCAAGAAAGTCCAatcaaaatgaatatttttggaATGTAGTTTCGCTtctttctattctattctgttctattctattctattctattctattctattctattctattctacagCATTCCATTTGACCTCTGAACTAGAAGTTTTAAACATttggcgccctctagtggaacAAAGTGAGTACAGATTATTAAGACAAACCAGAAATAATTCTGTACAAACAAAAATCATCCATGTGGCAATGTATCCCAAGAAAACACGGGTGAAAGTATATAAGGAACATATATCATCACAAGAGTGTACGTGcactgatatttttttcaagaaaatataacagaacaaaaagaaaaatacccaAATTGAGATTCTTTCAAACTGTTGAGGGTAAAACTTCAGACACATTCAGAGCAGATGGTGGATCAACAGCAACATTTAGGGTTTTTCCAggatccagatccagaaccTGGGCCAGGTCCTGGGCCAGAGCCAGGCTCAGGTCAACAGCCAGACCTAGGTCCAGGTTCAAGGCCAGggccaggcccaggtccaggctgTGGAATTGTGGGATTTACATAGGGCTGAGCCATTGTTTGGACCGGCTGCCTGCACCTtgctgtcctccagtctgaagCAGGAAGTTAACGTCTGGATGGCGGCAGTCAGGCATCAAACATCACCGTCGTGCTGGAGGTGAAAATGTGTGGAGTGACGGTCCACTTTTCTGAGCTATGGTTGTTGCGGCCGTCGATGTATTCTCGTCCATTTCTCCTCCccaagtgtgagtgtgtgtctgtgtctgagtgtgtgattttccaggtttgttgctgctgcaggaatcagTCATCACTTCATCGCCTGCAACTGGGGAGCCCAGCCAGAGAGCAGCTCGTCAGTCAATCCTGTGAAGCACCTGGTCATAACAATGGTCCATGTTTTCAGTACACTTGAGTGTCTCTGATGTGTAGCTTTCTTTAAATAAGCTTTATTGCACTTTGTAAAGGTACCAACCTGACCAAATACTATTCTAATAAGCATACACTTATTGTCAGAGAAAGAGCAGTGTACAAAAGAAACTGGAGATGGAaagaatgaagagaaagaagaaggtaAACCAGGGGGGCGCTATAGACCATGGCAACACCTGGAACATTTTCCACACAGAGTTTTAATTGCTTTTGGCTTTTTGGAACAATGAATGGAGAGGATGCATTGCCTGAATTCACCAAAAAACCCgaagaagcaggtttttctaCCTGTAAATTTGCTTGTATGAAGAAGAAATTTTGCTATAATCAGATTTATTAAATACACACTAGAATTGTCAATCAAACGTTTCTCTGAGAGACCAATTAACACGTGCCTCCAGTGTATCACAATAAGAGTATCAACTTGAAGATGGATTTCTTTAAGGGTGAGAACATGAATACTCACAAGATCACATTTATCCAGGTTTAAACATTAACCAGAGGCTCGAGAAAGTATATCAATGGTTTGTAAGGCCTggggattttgttttgttttttaagaagaGTGTTGCATCATCAGCAAACTGACTTATGATCAATtgatgttgatttatttttataccTTAAATGATGGAATTTTTAACAGGAATTGTCAATAATTCAGTTGCTATAATGAATAGTAATGGAGATACTAAAACCTTGTCTTATGCCTCCTGCTATCCTAAATTTGGGGCGTGTGCCTGGCAGAGCTGATGCAGGGTAAACCAGTCCAGAGAGACCTTCTAAAATCACTCTTCCAGGAAAAGAAATGTCTCTCCTGACTCAACCTTTGAGAGAAGATCCAGACCTGCTTCAGATCTTCAACATCCACTCATTTCTAATGACACAGTTTTCCTCATGTTTTCGACTGCACCATAATTTATAATCAGCCAAAATACTGTTCAGACTCAAACCTCTGAGATGAGAGTATATTTCACTCTGATACTCTGACAGCATTAATGATATGTTTCACCGCAGAAGTAGTCATTAATCGATCCGTTTTAAACTTCtattcattttattataaaCATCATACACGGAggacacagaaataaacagaatgaaatgagcTCATAAGCTGTTCAGGCtgattgatgtttttattgagcGAATTGGGTTAAGGATATATATTTACTTGactgttattaatattatgaCTGTATGATTCAGATaatcatcattattatattgCACTGTTATATCTAATATTATTATAATCATAACTATTATAATTTATAttgtaatatttttaaaatgtatattcACTATTATGgttattattgctattattttattttaatagtcacaatattgctgttttcatattaattattatattttattttgattcacactgagtttcaacatgataaataccataaacagGAAAACCTCGGACACAACCTCTGTATATTTACAAACTTCTACTTATTATATTATTTATGGCATGttcgaaataaataaataaataaattaaattaaataaaataaaactattaTAAACTACTAGAACTATAAAATACTCATTTTTTGATGATGTTTTGTTCTGGCCATGGCATCCAGCATCAGTGTCCCTCATCCACATTTAGTCTGATCTCCCTCCAATCTTCTTCCCATGCATCTTCTTTTGGTCAGGTTTAACATCCACTGAAGTTTTCCagtgaaagtgttaaagagtggactcaaatatacactgttgtagtgttaaatgtaagcgTTAAAATATACAGTGTTCtcagaattaacactgtatagagttaaatatgaacactggtcaacagagaggagtATTAATCGAGCTCTatagagtgtcagcattagaaaattaacactggacAGTGTTGATTTTACCCATACAGCAGTGTATTTGAGTCCACCAATGATTTCATGTCAGCTTTCAGATTGATcattttcatggtttgttaCAAAACATGATCAGCAGGACTAAGCAATTCgtgtatttaatgtatttcagcCAAAAGAGTTAGTTATCTCACCAGTAAGCAGCTGTAAGCATCAGTACCATGTTGAATAATGTAAAGTGAGCTATATTTTCTGTGAAGAACCTGGAGGTAGAGTGGAGGGATTCAATCAGTCCTGTCTGGGTTCATTTCACTATTTAACAACCAGCTCTCTCCATGTTATTCTTTATAAACAGCCTGCCAGTGAAAAGTGATTCTGCAGTATCTGCTTTAATTAGAACATCCATTAGAGGGACAAAAAAATCTGGCATCTTTTCCAGTTATATTGtattggattttgttttttaaaccatCCAAGCATCCTGTGTCATAGCCACATGTGTGACGTTTTCAACAAATCAAACCGTTTAGAAATCTGCGGAAAATTCAGAGAATAATTCCACTTTAAGAAGATGCTGCTTCCATGCCGGACAGGACaggttaggaaaaaaaaaattaaagtacTTCCTGTATTCCTGTATGCACTTTATGCTTCATACAGTCAGCTGGTGTAGTGAGTTAGTGGTGGCCTTGGTGTTAAGGAAGTATTGTATGCCTGGAATTTTGCTGGTGTAAAAGGCACATGGGTCAAGGCTCGCAGTCCACATCTAATCAGGCTGCATGAGGAAGGGCATAAAGTATAAACCTATAAAGTGAGCCATGAATCGAGCAGCCGATatgctttctctttctcagaGTCGACTTGTGCATCAGCTAAACTCAGATGCCGTGAGGCGATTAAAAAGCAGGAACAatgagtttttcatttgttgattTGGACATTGTATCTTTTCAAACTATGAAACACAGGAGTGtccaacatatttttatttgagGTCTACATACATACATCCTGGTGCCATCATAACCTTTAAGTTTAAACTTTAAGGTTTTCttcattgtggtgcagagtaaatgtaatgaaaatgtcacaaactTACTACAATGTTAACATAAAGCCAAAGGATTTGGGaattcattgatttgttttaaaaGAATTTTGATGACAAGAATTTTTGATTGATAAATAAAGCTCTCAAAAGCTGTTAAAAAGCACAGCTTTTCCCTCTGAAATGTGGGAGTAGAAAGAAGGACAAGTTGCagatatttaattaaaacataGGTGACCTGAAACAGTACTGAACTAGATATTCTTCAATATTCAGCTTGTGGGTGTGTATGACCTCTAACGATTCCTCATTGCTCCGTGAAATTGTGAAGCAACATAAGAAGGCCTCGTAACACCTCTTCAGTCTTTAATTGTTGCATTGGATTGACTGCGTAAagagatctttttttaaacaatgacGACAAAAGGAAACGATAGGCCTCGCTCCTCTGAGTCTTCATTTACAGACTCATTGACGTAATTGTCCCCTTGTCTTGTGGAAAACATCTCTCAGACGGCAGTCTGAGCGCTTCTTAAAAATGCAGTGTGTCctgtcctgctggttctgcatGGGAGTTTTCCTCATGGGACTTTCGAGTGTTCTCATGTCTCAGAGTCGAGGCGACGCTTTTAAACCGGCATCACAGAACAAATCGGAGCAGAAGCAGGACAGAGCCGAGAGACGCAAACATGCTGCACTTACTGGCAGTGAGTAAACTCCTGCTTCCTTCGTTGTTTTGCAGTAAATGTTTCACCCTGAGGAGGACTGTGACTTTTATCATTCTGATTtgagatttcttttgttttcaggtaGTTGCTGGTCTACTTTTCATTATTGTGTGCTTTTCAAAGGGACTCAATaaggtgagtgtttctctctgttgaATAGTTGTAGATTTTCTGCTGTaacatgtaattttttttttgacggaAAGACACGACACGTAACTATATCCTACTACTACTGTAACTACTGCACACaacatttattcatgtttttgaacACTCACAGGCAAACACTACTCAGCTTTCTGAGTCCTCTGCAAACAACAAAAAGGTGAGTGTGTATCCAGATAGAACACTGTGGCCGGTTCCAGTGTTGGGTTGAAATCTCTAACCTTCATTTCTTCAGCAGAAAGATCTGACTGAACAAGATGTGGATTTGTTGGCGAAGATCCTCTCAGTGGGATTAGTGGATGCTGATCCCAACTACCTCCAACATCTTAAAGGCTACAGGGACCTGCGGGGAACTTGATCACCTCTGACGAAAGACATCTGACATTCTGGAATGATtaacacacactttttcctgGAGTTTTCTGAGGATTCTTGAAGGTGTTCAGTCGAGGATGCACTGCGTTTTGGATTAGGAGCTATGAGCCCCTCCAGATGCTTCATGCTCTGTGGAAAaatgaggactttttttttttttccaagtgaaGCTTACACACCAGCAAATGAGGAACAATGCAATAATGCAGCAATACTAAACGTGAACCTGCGTGCTTTATTATTGCATCTGTAGGTCTTGGCTGTGCAGCTACCTTATGGGTGAAGTTTGTGGCTGCCCAAAAATCTGGAGAAGTTTACCATGTAAAATATCAGGCAGACAAAGTTTAACTCAGCCACTACCAGTGCAACATGATTTATTATTGTGTCAAACACATTATACATTGGCTTTGCAATAATAAATATACCCTTTTGACTTTTACTTTAAACATTTAGCCAGTTTTAGGACTCCTCACAATCACACAACACAAGAAGTTACATGTACACAGTCAAACAGCAGTATGAAGAGATGATCACCTAATGCTTCTTCCTCCAGATGTGGCTGTTGAGCTTTTGTCCGAGGATGTAGAGCACGGTCACTACAGTCatgttaaaaaagaagaagcccaCCAGGCCAGGAGTGCTGAAGCGTCCGAGGAGGGGATACACCCAAATCCCGACAGACAAATACACCCATATAATCCTGCGGAACACGTTTGCACAGGAGAGACAAGCAGGTTTCAGAATCAGATCATCTATCAGGACATCTTGAACTCTCTCATGACTCGTGGAAATATTTGGCGTAACCGATTCTGCCCTGATTAAGGCAAGGCAGAAGCATAATAAAGACCTTTTACATAACAAGTGGTGCGTTGGTGGTTTGTACTGTCAGACAAAAGAGGGAGCACAATGCTCTGGGGCATGGATACTGCTGCACTGGACCTGTACAGGCTGCTTACAGTAGCAACATTCATTCACTCCTGTATTTGAATATCCTGTCTTGTCATGATCATACTGGAGATGCTGAGTCAGCACTTACCAAGATAAATAAGCCAAGCCCACGACTCCCAACGCTGCCAGCGCGTGCTTGGTCTGTGGGTAGGCATGAGGCTGCACCAGCACCTCTCCCAGTAAAACAGGAAGGACAAAGGTGTGCtggaagaaaaatcaaaacacagtGACGCGTAAAGCGGGACAACTGGCGACGTCTGACTTCCAATAACTTGAAATGATGACTTCTGTCAAATGAAAGGTTTTACACACCATTGCGTGGTTTATCCAGGGCGGGAAGAAGGTGTCAATGGAAGCTGGGTAGACGAGTTCTCTGTCATAAGCAAAGATTGTCCAGAAAAGTAGAACAACAAACTAAACAAAGAGAAATAAGAGAGAGTTAGTGGACATTTCATTCAGCTAATCATTGACACTGGTTTAtcacattttctgtaatttacaaATTAACCATTTGAATACGACTCACTGGGTTGATCATCAGTGAAAAGTCTTATAATCACTGTGCTGTTGAGGTGTAACATGCCTTCACTCATCAGATATAAATGTATTATTCAGAAATGTCCATAGATGAAACATGCATGACCGCTTCTATATTGTGAAGTGAGCTGCCGGGGGATAGAGCTGGAAATCTTCCATAAAAATCAATTCTTCTGACGTCTTTAAACATTTTAGTCACAGGAGAAAAATCCATGTACgaaaacatggaaaacatgcaaacacaactACGAAAATCCCCCAAAGTCAGATTGGCAATAGGGATTAACTACTACTACAGCACCTTACAGTCAAACTAGGAGTCAGGACTCACTATCAACAAAATATGACGttaataatatatatttaataataCATTTCCCTTATTTTGCACGGCCTCTTTCACAAAGCTAGATCGTTTCTGTCTTTATTCCATCAAAGCCACATGTATGACCTGTGATTGATTGGCTGTTTTGTGTGTAAAGCCAGCAAATATCACCAAACTCTAtggtaaaaataaacaacaacaaaaagcagctcAATTGTTGAgaacattttgatttcatggTCTGAGGTTTGAACTAATCTTGGCTTAATTAAGAGTTTTGGGTCAGAAACATCCGCAGACGTGCTCGTGCTGTGATGTTTGGACAAACTGTTACAGAAACCTGAGTGTGGTTTGAAAAAATAAGCCAaagcaataaagaaaaaaagttaagcATTTGTTAAACATATGTGCAGGATTCTGCAGAATGAGCTTCTCACCATGCCCACGGGGAATGCAAAGACAGAGAACAGGAGATCTTTACATCTGGTCAAGATGCGTTCTGAATGTTTCTCAGACTGGAGATCACTCACTGCTGCCAGTCCAAAGAACACCATTTGTaacaactgaaaaacaacacatgaaatgaatgttttccaTCATCCGCCGATCCTGCATGTACCGTGAAAAACTCTGAGGTTTTACTTAGAGGCTATAAATGGAAAATGTTCTCaccaaatttaaaaaagtaagGTACTTCCAAGGTCCTCCATAAACAAAGATCCCTGCTGGCAGCTGCTCTCCTTCCTTCTCTATGAGACTCTTAACAACAAACGCATACCAGCTGAAAGCTGTGATGTGGTACACTCTTCTCAGGACTGAAGCCATTCTCTGTtgtacaagaaaaaagaaaagaaaaactccctaGAAACATTCAACACAAGCAAAAGTGTTGCTATAAAGTGTCGGGTTTCCCTTCAGGTGTGCGGTTCTTAATGCAGCCAAAGTTCTTTAAAGATTAGTTTAGTTCAGCTCGAGCTTATCTTGGCATTTTTAAGCAGCGGAGACAAGAGAGCCTCTGTTTCTCATGAAACTTCTTTCATAACCACCTCACTGTAGCATGTGACGGGGCAGCAAACTCATTCAGTCACAGCTAAAtctgttttacagtgttttgtaAGAGAAGCCTAGTGGGATTAAGTAAGTTAACGAGTTCAAAAAAAGTAAAGCTGTTTCGAAAGATTTTTGAACCGAGTTACAAAACTGACAACTAATATATTATTTTAAAAGTCCTGTTTATGAAAAAGGTCCAGAAGTCTTTAATGCATTAAAAATACACTGAACTCAACAGGTGCAAACGTTTAAAGAGTTGAAAGACTTTTTCCTACAAGAAAACATGAGAGATTTGAAATATGCAATGCTTTTAGTTACAGTCCTGAAGGTGGTGCAAGACGAGAGGCCAGGATTTATACAACTTTGACTTGTTGCAGATGAGCTTTGTAAAAGAGGATTTTCGGTTTTGCTTACTTCAGTTAAATTTCTAAATATAGCTTCAAACAAATGTTGGATTT encodes:
- the LOC115399374 gene encoding androgen-dependent TFPI-regulating protein: MASVLRRVYHITAFSWYAFVVKSLIEKEGEQLPAGIFVYGGPWKYLTFLNLLLQMVFFGLAAVSDLQSEKHSERILTRCKDLLFSVFAFPVGMFVVLLFWTIFAYDRELVYPASIDTFFPPWINHAMHTFVLPVLLGEVLVQPHAYPQTKHALAALGVVGLAYLSWIIWVYLSVGIWVYPLLGRFSTPGLVGFFFFNMTVVTVLYILGQKLNSHIWRKKH